One part of the Acinetobacter sp. XS-4 genome encodes these proteins:
- a CDS encoding LysM peptidoglycan-binding domain-containing protein: MYKPTTFVWQPSAASLFKITVLSSALAALGITTGCSSTPQSAKTSKSKQVSGAGYLDASSLDSLEDLLSATDMRAVEGDRLLILKHGDVWKRMSVGFKMDLNHWDSRIEAQRSWFISRQPYLDRLSARASRYLYHTVKEAERRGLPTELALLPVIESSYDPAATSSAAAAGLWQFIPSTGRIYGLKQTGMYDGRRDVVESTRAAYEFLGSLYNQFGSWELALAAYNAGPGRIQQAINRNQAAGLPTDYWSLKLPQETMNYVPRFLAVAQIIKNPKAYGVELPPIANRPHFREITLSAPLTLNEIASTAGLSRAELYALNPGYRGEAVDPASPMRILIPADLSPSIDNKLKGTKSGGSSGWWANVTSPSTPTTVRPSTTVTTRTTPTTQVQPVKPSSPVKNTSTTSKSTPRGSDALAAFAASADVPSAPRIPVAVTNAANITKPVKMEPPISASEREKILAAVRAEGEKETVDQALQPQATQAEKDQVVAELKAIAPKGTEIVDPYDGKIRLTAIQTSQSVAEQQGKEVSRGFAYPKTLAEDVTVANSEDGQRNKDKPYIKTDTDVVVVQPKGKRSTYTVLPGDTLAVIAMKNGVNWRDVAKWNQIDPEKTLYVGSTLYLYDAKPQETQTTSKSTAKPDVYVVEANDSLSGVANQFNLSVRQLAEYNDLSVTDGLFVGQKLLLKEPKNSRSSTKVEPKAVQANAKRIATKSYTVKRGEYLKLIADRYALSNQELAELTPGLSAGSNLMAGQKINVPTQDISVDEVAETKTSNKSEKATASISYKTEGYKVQRGDTLSSIATKSKISLAELAELNNLKANSHVQLGQTIKVPAGVSVPEQYVVKSGDSLNAIASKYNLQTGYLADLNGLSRTAGLRAGQRLKLTGTVEEEAPTKPSKNTKEETPETYTVKSGDSLGNIANRYHLQLDYLASLNGLSRTSSVRVGQRLKLTGDVPTVETAKVDTKSSTKTVAAGKNTERYTVKSGESLNSIASRAGISVRELAEMNALKASANLQRGQNIVIPKTVVEYKVKRGDTLIGLASKYGLETNFLAELNNLTPSTQLRIGDVIKVPNL; encoded by the coding sequence ATGTATAAACCAACCACATTTGTGTGGCAGCCATCTGCGGCATCATTGTTCAAAATTACCGTACTTAGCTCTGCTTTAGCTGCGTTGGGTATTACAACAGGCTGTTCATCGACTCCGCAATCTGCAAAAACCTCAAAATCGAAACAGGTCAGTGGTGCAGGTTATTTAGATGCGAGTAGTCTTGACTCTTTGGAAGACTTACTTTCAGCAACCGATATGCGCGCTGTAGAAGGTGATCGTCTGCTTATTTTGAAGCATGGTGATGTCTGGAAGCGTATGTCAGTTGGTTTCAAAATGGACTTGAATCATTGGGATTCACGTATTGAAGCTCAGCGTAGCTGGTTTATTTCTCGTCAGCCTTACCTTGATCGCTTGAGTGCTCGTGCCAGTCGTTATTTGTACCATACTGTGAAAGAAGCAGAACGCCGTGGCCTACCGACAGAACTTGCATTATTACCAGTAATTGAAAGTTCTTATGACCCAGCTGCAACAAGTAGTGCAGCGGCAGCGGGGCTTTGGCAGTTTATTCCAAGTACTGGTCGTATTTATGGCTTAAAGCAAACTGGTATGTATGATGGGCGCCGAGATGTGGTTGAGTCGACTCGCGCAGCTTATGAGTTTTTGGGAAGTCTCTATAACCAATTTGGTTCTTGGGAACTTGCTTTGGCGGCTTATAATGCTGGCCCGGGACGTATTCAACAGGCGATTAACCGTAACCAAGCTGCTGGTTTACCAACTGACTATTGGTCATTAAAATTACCTCAAGAAACAATGAACTATGTTCCACGTTTCTTAGCTGTTGCTCAAATTATTAAAAATCCAAAGGCTTATGGTGTAGAACTACCGCCTATTGCAAATAGACCGCATTTCCGTGAAATAACTTTATCTGCGCCTTTAACTTTAAATGAAATTGCTTCTACAGCAGGATTAAGCCGTGCAGAACTTTATGCATTGAACCCAGGATATCGCGGTGAAGCAGTAGACCCTGCGAGTCCAATGCGTATTTTGATTCCAGCAGATTTAAGTCCTTCAATTGATAATAAATTAAAAGGAACAAAATCGGGTGGTAGCTCAGGTTGGTGGGCAAATGTAACTTCACCGTCTACACCGACAACTGTTCGTCCTTCTACTACAGTGACAACAAGAACAACTCCAACAACACAAGTTCAGCCAGTTAAACCTTCTTCGCCAGTGAAGAATACTTCAACGACTTCAAAATCTACACCACGTGGTTCCGATGCGTTGGCTGCCTTTGCAGCATCAGCGGATGTACCAAGTGCGCCGCGTATTCCTGTAGCTGTGACCAATGCAGCTAACATTACCAAGCCTGTTAAGATGGAGCCACCAATTTCGGCTTCTGAACGTGAAAAGATTTTAGCCGCAGTTCGCGCTGAAGGTGAAAAAGAGACTGTAGATCAAGCTTTACAACCGCAAGCAACTCAAGCTGAAAAAGATCAAGTCGTTGCTGAGTTAAAAGCAATCGCGCCTAAAGGAACTGAAATTGTCGATCCGTATGATGGTAAAATTAGGTTAACTGCAATTCAGACAAGCCAGTCAGTTGCAGAGCAACAAGGTAAAGAGGTAAGTAGAGGTTTTGCTTATCCAAAAACTTTAGCTGAAGACGTGACCGTAGCTAATTCTGAAGACGGACAGCGTAATAAAGACAAACCTTACATTAAGACTGATACTGATGTAGTGGTTGTACAGCCTAAAGGTAAGCGTAGTACCTATACGGTTTTACCGGGTGATACGTTAGCCGTTATTGCAATGAAAAACGGCGTAAACTGGCGTGATGTTGCTAAGTGGAACCAAATTGACCCTGAAAAGACGTTATATGTAGGTTCAACGCTTTACCTTTATGATGCTAAGCCACAAGAAACTCAAACTACTTCTAAAAGTACAGCTAAACCAGATGTATATGTAGTTGAAGCTAACGACAGTTTAAGCGGTGTTGCTAATCAGTTTAATTTGTCAGTAAGACAGTTAGCTGAATATAACGATTTATCAGTAACAGATGGTCTATTTGTTGGGCAAAAATTACTGTTAAAAGAGCCGAAGAATAGTCGCTCAAGTACGAAAGTTGAGCCGAAAGCAGTTCAAGCAAATGCAAAGCGTATAGCAACTAAAAGTTATACTGTGAAGCGCGGTGAATACCTTAAATTGATTGCAGATCGTTATGCGCTCTCTAATCAGGAACTTGCTGAATTAACGCCAGGTTTATCTGCGGGTAGTAACTTGATGGCTGGCCAAAAAATTAATGTGCCTACACAAGATATTTCTGTAGATGAAGTTGCTGAAACTAAAACTTCTAATAAATCTGAGAAAGCTACTGCTAGTATTTCTTATAAAACAGAAGGCTATAAAGTGCAGCGTGGTGATACTTTATCGAGTATTGCAACTAAATCAAAAATTAGCTTAGCTGAGTTAGCTGAGTTAAATAACTTAAAAGCAAATAGCCATGTACAGCTTGGTCAAACTATAAAAGTACCAGCTGGTGTGAGTGTTCCAGAACAGTACGTTGTAAAGTCAGGTGATAGCTTAAATGCGATTGCGAGTAAATATAACTTGCAAACAGGTTATTTGGCTGACTTAAATGGTTTGTCTCGTACTGCTGGGTTGCGTGCTGGTCAACGTTTAAAACTCACAGGTACAGTTGAAGAAGAAGCACCAACTAAGCCTTCTAAAAATACTAAAGAAGAAACACCAGAAACTTATACAGTCAAATCTGGTGATAGCTTAGGTAATATCGCTAACCGTTACCACTTACAGCTGGACTACCTTGCTTCATTAAATGGTCTTTCACGTACCAGTAGCGTTCGTGTAGGGCAACGTTTAAAGCTAACAGGTGATGTACCTACAGTAGAAACAGCTAAAGTAGATACCAAGTCTTCAACTAAAACAGTTGCAGCGGGTAAAAATACTGAAAGATATACTGTGAAATCTGGTGAGTCTTTAAATAGTATTGCGAGCCGTGCAGGTATTTCAGTGCGTGAACTTGCTGAAATGAATGCATTAAAAGCGAGTGCTAATTTACAGCGCGGCCAGAATATTGTGATTCCAAAAACTGTTGTGGAATACAAGGTGAAGCGTGGTGATACATTAATTGGCCTTGCTAGTAAATATGGTTTAGAAACCAATTTCTTGGCTGAGCTGAATAATTTGACACCTTCTACCCAGCTTCGCATTGGTGATGTTATTAAAGTGCCTAATTTATAA
- the dnaQ gene encoding DNA polymerase III subunit epsilon, with product MSQTITLYVDGACRGNPGLGGWGAYVITEQGEHKLFGGEPDTTNNRMELTAAIEGVSFCPPDAHLIIWTDSNYVKQGITEWIHGWKKKNWKDVKNPDLWQKLDAVCAGRNIEWHWIKGHAGHAGNEMADELANIGADQTALQKKTVQATALQDIKKPEEDWLLDDPFGFDMAEVAEEDNIDLEQPEEVEMIIVEEEVIEVEATEPESKQPVNNIHPQIVVTEAKLQLQGPRQLILDTETTGFYFQDGDRIIEVGAIEMINRKLTGSSIHIYINPQKPVGDSENIHGISDNFLKDKPLYADIADTLFDYLKGAEIIAHNATFDMNFLDMEFRRAGLPALSEVCEVTDTLALAKSKHPGQKNSLDALVRRYEIPARDRTFHGALLDAEILSDVYLAMTGGQVSFDIDALSQSENSQNTTNKTRVQIDLPVILPSEEELNTHETWVKEFEKKHGEPCLFAK from the coding sequence ATGTCTCAAACAATCACACTGTATGTTGATGGTGCATGTCGTGGCAATCCAGGTTTAGGTGGTTGGGGCGCATATGTCATTACCGAACAGGGTGAACATAAATTATTTGGCGGCGAACCAGATACGACCAATAACCGTATGGAACTCACAGCTGCGATTGAAGGTGTTTCATTTTGCCCACCCGATGCTCACTTGATTATCTGGACAGATTCAAATTATGTGAAGCAAGGCATTACTGAATGGATTCATGGCTGGAAAAAGAAAAACTGGAAAGATGTAAAAAACCCTGACCTTTGGCAAAAATTAGATGCTGTATGTGCTGGTAGAAATATTGAATGGCATTGGATTAAAGGCCATGCTGGACATGCAGGCAACGAAATGGCCGATGAGCTTGCAAATATCGGAGCCGATCAAACTGCACTTCAAAAAAAAACAGTTCAAGCGACTGCCCTGCAAGATATAAAAAAGCCTGAAGAGGATTGGTTGCTTGATGACCCTTTTGGGTTTGATATGGCAGAAGTAGCCGAAGAAGATAATATTGATCTTGAACAGCCCGAAGAAGTTGAGATGATTATTGTGGAAGAAGAAGTTATTGAAGTTGAAGCTACTGAGCCAGAAAGTAAGCAACCCGTTAATAATATTCATCCTCAAATTGTTGTGACTGAAGCCAAATTACAATTACAAGGGCCTCGACAACTGATTCTCGATACGGAAACCACTGGTTTTTATTTCCAAGATGGCGACCGAATTATTGAAGTGGGCGCTATTGAAATGATTAACCGGAAACTTACCGGTAGCTCAATTCATATTTATATTAACCCGCAAAAACCAGTGGGCGACTCAGAAAATATCCATGGTATCAGTGATAATTTCTTAAAAGATAAACCGCTCTATGCAGACATTGCTGACACGCTCTTTGACTATCTAAAAGGCGCAGAGATTATTGCCCATAACGCAACCTTCGATATGAACTTCCTTGATATGGAGTTTAGACGCGCTGGTCTTCCCGCGCTTTCGGAAGTATGTGAGGTAACAGATACGTTAGCTTTAGCAAAAAGCAAACATCCGGGACAAAAAAACTCGCTTGATGCCCTTGTAAGACGTTATGAAATTCCGGCACGTGACCGTACGTTCCACGGTGCATTACTCGATGCTGAAATTCTTTCAGACGTTTATCTAGCAATGACAGGTGGACAGGTTTCTTTTGATATAGATGCCTTATCCCAAAGTGAAAATAGCCAGAACACAACAAATAAAACTAGAGTTCAAATTGACCTACCAGTTATTCTTCCTTCTGAAGAAGAGTTAAATACACATGAGACTTGGGTCAAAGAATTTGAGAAAAAACATGGAGAACCTTGCCTTTTTGCAAAATAA
- a CDS encoding chemotaxis protein: protein MSEHTSIHFDPTALLIIKHEIDRSIKLVEGAVSTLIEEQTLPFGIDDALEQFKQCTQVLRLIDIPYLAKITQYSTELMQKIIAKPTQINTDDVVALSEGTTMVKRYIEFICLRELQVPQFLLNTLNNLELALNKPLTSSGQAIAPLLANASLELPLPKVFINEKTQFIHQLYKLSLHQFLNKTEATHHYQAFKLIGTYLVSMAKHQPSQQYWQLVNYAFDHIDNLLLNDSRLRVLINIESYIGQFLATPETFKPDLPALADILSIVIAQEDEVAQHIRNQLHIGDETPTDTQLLVLSRHLFGPDFDTMHAVSQLILSEMNKVRNDIEYNYQNMSTEKAQQLQTSLLQLAYTFKLLNLDEASVELSQQASSLSQLNILSNENYAQQLMDSILSAMNSIGILVRQYTSSRLQLNVNNTNISLDRLDEAHQALLTETKNLIDFICQSLTLYANDQTQNIEAIAGSLKELAGAAEFLGSNIQQDALLQTAQFVQQQLEQNQPFNTDQIHCIFNVLAGLDMLVDNLKNKQPVLQSMFNVALSSSQQLQEKAA from the coding sequence ATGTCTGAGCATACTTCGATTCATTTCGATCCAACAGCTTTACTCATCATTAAACATGAAATTGATCGCTCAATAAAACTGGTTGAAGGTGCAGTAAGTACATTAATTGAAGAACAAACGCTCCCTTTTGGTATTGATGATGCATTAGAACAATTTAAGCAATGCACTCAAGTCCTACGTTTAATTGATATCCCCTATCTTGCAAAAATCACTCAATATTCAACTGAGTTGATGCAAAAAATTATTGCGAAACCAACGCAAATTAATACTGATGATGTCGTTGCGCTGAGTGAAGGCACAACCATGGTAAAACGATATATTGAATTTATCTGCTTGCGTGAATTACAAGTACCTCAGTTTCTTCTTAATACCTTAAATAATTTAGAATTAGCTTTAAATAAACCACTGACATCTTCTGGACAAGCGATTGCTCCTTTACTTGCAAATGCTTCGCTTGAACTTCCATTACCAAAAGTATTCATTAATGAAAAAACTCAGTTTATCCATCAACTCTATAAACTATCTCTGCATCAATTTTTAAATAAAACAGAAGCTACTCATCATTATCAAGCGTTTAAACTGATCGGTACCTATTTGGTCAGCATGGCAAAACACCAGCCAAGCCAACAATATTGGCAACTCGTAAATTATGCTTTTGACCATATTGATAACTTGCTTTTAAATGATTCACGCCTACGTGTGCTCATTAATATTGAAAGTTATATTGGTCAGTTCTTAGCAACACCGGAAACTTTCAAGCCTGATTTGCCTGCGCTTGCAGATATTTTAAGTATAGTTATCGCTCAAGAAGATGAAGTTGCTCAGCATATTCGCAACCAACTTCATATAGGCGATGAAACACCGACAGACACCCAACTACTGGTTTTAAGCCGCCATCTTTTTGGCCCTGATTTCGACACCATGCATGCTGTAAGCCAATTAATTTTGAGCGAAATGAACAAAGTGCGTAACGATATTGAATATAACTATCAAAATATGTCGACTGAAAAAGCCCAGCAATTACAAACGAGTCTTTTACAACTTGCATATACATTTAAGCTACTTAACCTTGATGAAGCCTCAGTTGAGCTTTCTCAACAAGCGAGTAGTTTAAGTCAGCTTAATATATTAAGTAATGAAAACTATGCACAGCAGCTTATGGACAGCATTTTGTCTGCCATGAACTCAATTGGTATTTTGGTACGCCAATATACGTCTAGTCGCTTACAACTTAACGTGAACAATACGAATATTTCCTTAGATCGTCTTGATGAGGCACATCAAGCCTTACTCACCGAGACAAAAAATTTAATTGATTTTATTTGTCAGAGCCTTACGTTATATGCAAATGATCAGACACAAAATATTGAAGCAATTGCAGGTTCACTAAAAGAGCTAGCAGGCGCGGCCGAGTTTCTAGGAAGTAACATTCAACAAGATGCTTTACTTCAAACTGCTCAATTTGTTCAACAACAACTTGAACAAAACCAGCCTTTTAATACAGACCAAATTCACTGTATTTTTAACGTATTAGCAGGCCTTGACATGTTGGTTGACAATTTAAAAAATAAACAACCTGTTCTACAATCCATGTTTAATGTAGCATTGTCGAGTAGTCAACAACTTCAAGAAAAGGCAGCTTAA
- the nudC gene encoding NAD(+) diphosphatase — translation MSELSLAYIFHHQQLLVDQNLQLPKVEKLASDLLFTHDEQVIARDLLAEEPIPEGLQLVPIRQLITSWSKEQFLQASRAVQLLEWRRNHKFCSHCGHPTEVHPTEYAMVCPSCRYHQYPRVNPCIITVITRGDDEILLAKSVHNKTNMYGLIAGFVEVGETLEEAVQREAFEEVGLRLKNVQYMSSQPWPFPSNLMVAFRAEYESGEIKLQEEEIADAQFFKIDQLPEIPFKGSIAHSMIMQITQAG, via the coding sequence ATGTCTGAATTATCACTTGCTTATATTTTTCATCATCAACAATTACTGGTTGATCAAAACCTTCAACTACCCAAAGTCGAAAAGTTAGCAAGTGATTTACTTTTCACTCATGATGAGCAGGTCATTGCACGTGACTTGCTTGCTGAGGAACCTATCCCCGAAGGCTTACAACTGGTTCCAATTCGCCAACTCATTACAAGTTGGTCAAAAGAACAGTTCTTGCAAGCAAGCCGTGCTGTACAGTTACTTGAATGGCGACGCAATCATAAGTTTTGTAGTCACTGCGGACACCCAACAGAAGTTCATCCAACTGAATATGCAATGGTGTGTCCTTCTTGTCGCTATCATCAATATCCTCGTGTGAACCCATGCATTATTACCGTCATTACTCGAGGTGATGATGAAATCTTGCTGGCGAAGTCAGTCCACAACAAAACTAACATGTATGGTTTGATTGCAGGCTTTGTTGAAGTTGGAGAAACTCTTGAAGAAGCGGTACAACGCGAAGCTTTTGAAGAAGTAGGCCTAAGACTCAAAAATGTTCAATATATGTCAAGTCAACCTTGGCCTTTCCCAAGTAACCTTATGGTTGCGTTTAGAGCAGAATATGAGTCTGGTGAAATTAAGCTGCAAGAAGAAGAAATTGCAGATGCACAATTCTTCAAAATTGATCAATTACCTGAAATTCCATTTAAAGGTAGTATTGCTCATTCTATGATTATGCAGATTACCCAAGCCGGGTAA
- a CDS encoding alpha/beta hydrolase produces MNLIEQVQSKIEQARTLYKDFRLYDLGSFALNRFTPKDGFEQVPNVRYGLKPRHRLDVYRSVKKLTHQPLIVFVHGGAWQHGNKRDYLFIGETFAKEGYDVAVINYQLAPKNIFPSFVDDLTQALNYLHQNQDKLEISTENIVLMGHSAGAFNVMSAVYHPDSTKIECLGKIKAIIGLAGPYHFDYKGDPLAEDAFDQGISYKEVMPYYFVNQNNIKHYLLMAENDQIVKKHNTLDMDLALREKGNHSHIAVIPKTGHITILASLSSFISHYFRTKRTILHFLEEVF; encoded by the coding sequence ATGAATCTGATTGAACAAGTACAAAGCAAAATTGAACAGGCGCGAACTCTCTATAAAGATTTCCGCCTGTATGATTTGGGGAGTTTTGCTTTAAACCGTTTTACGCCAAAAGATGGTTTTGAGCAGGTTCCAAATGTTCGTTATGGCCTAAAGCCTCGCCACCGTTTGGATGTTTACCGATCTGTTAAAAAGCTAACTCATCAGCCTCTTATTGTTTTTGTGCATGGTGGGGCTTGGCAACATGGTAATAAACGAGATTATCTTTTTATTGGTGAGACATTTGCCAAAGAAGGCTATGACGTTGCTGTGATTAACTACCAGTTAGCGCCTAAAAATATTTTCCCAAGTTTTGTTGATGACCTGACTCAGGCATTGAATTATTTGCATCAAAACCAAGACAAGCTAGAAATCTCTACAGAAAATATTGTACTTATGGGGCATTCAGCAGGCGCATTTAATGTCATGTCTGCTGTTTATCACCCTGATTCAACTAAAATTGAGTGTCTAGGGAAAATTAAGGCAATAATCGGTTTAGCTGGGCCTTATCATTTTGACTATAAGGGTGACCCACTGGCCGAAGATGCTTTTGATCAAGGTATCTCTTATAAAGAAGTCATGCCATATTATTTCGTCAATCAAAATAATATTAAACATTACCTTTTGATGGCTGAAAATGATCAGATTGTGAAAAAGCACAATACTTTAGATATGGATTTAGCGCTTAGAGAAAAGGGAAATCACAGCCATATCGCCGTGATTCCTAAAACTGGGCATATTACAATTTTGGCCAGTCTCTCTAGTTTTATTAGTCATTACTTCAGGACTAAAAGAACTATTTTGCATTTTCTTGAAGAAGTGTTTTAA
- a CDS encoding BON domain-containing protein, producing MLKRIAVTMLCVASLSGCASFISGGTGTAPVGTDSGVRSLGQVFIDSSIKRTANINIYKLDQRFKQSRINIESFHSTVLLTGQVPDPYLKQLAEDNLKAMSDVKAVHNYITVGNKVSYNTIMQDAGVTANTRALLMKAPVVSDSKVLVHTEDGVLYVMGRLNTAEINDLNSVLQNVGNVTKIVTLIDNIDLAPAPAASSGNTTTTPIINNVIAQPTVQTPVAIDPDQTDPASTAQ from the coding sequence GTGTTAAAACGTATTGCTGTAACAATGCTTTGTGTCGCAAGTTTATCAGGTTGCGCAAGTTTTATTTCTGGTGGAACAGGCACAGCTCCAGTGGGCACAGATAGTGGTGTTCGCAGTCTAGGCCAAGTATTCATTGACTCTTCAATTAAACGTACAGCAAATATCAACATTTACAAACTTGATCAACGTTTCAAGCAGTCACGTATTAATATTGAAAGCTTCCACAGTACAGTTTTATTAACAGGCCAAGTGCCAGACCCGTACTTGAAACAATTGGCGGAAGACAATCTTAAAGCCATGAGTGATGTGAAAGCCGTACATAACTATATTACGGTGGGTAACAAGGTTAGCTATAACACCATCATGCAAGATGCGGGTGTAACAGCAAATACGCGTGCTCTTTTAATGAAAGCGCCAGTGGTTTCTGATAGTAAGGTTCTTGTACATACCGAAGATGGCGTGCTTTACGTAATGGGGCGTTTAAATACTGCTGAAATTAATGATTTAAATAGCGTCTTACAAAACGTCGGTAACGTCACCAAAATTGTCACTTTAATTGATAATATTGATTTGGCGCCTGCTCCAGCAGCAAGTTCTGGTAATACAACGACTACACCAATTATTAATAACGTCATTGCTCAACCAACAGTTCAAACACCTGTTGCAATTGATCCTGACCAAACAGATCCTGCTTCGACTGCACAGTAA
- a CDS encoding YraN family protein — MLLAQQLGKWAEQTALNLLQAQNYVWVTSNYHSRRGEVDLIVKRGQELVFVEVKARTIGNYGQACEMVTWTKQKKIIKTAMRFLQRYPSYQDFYCRFDVICFDFPQKIAKTVQHDFSKFHYDLQWIENAFTLD, encoded by the coding sequence ATGTTATTGGCGCAACAGTTGGGTAAATGGGCAGAGCAAACTGCTTTAAACCTTTTACAAGCACAAAATTATGTATGGGTCACAAGTAATTACCATTCACGCCGTGGCGAAGTTGATTTGATCGTCAAAAGAGGGCAAGAGTTAGTTTTTGTTGAAGTAAAAGCACGTACTATAGGAAATTATGGACAAGCTTGCGAAATGGTAACGTGGACAAAACAGAAGAAAATAATCAAAACTGCGATGCGTTTTTTACAGCGCTATCCATCTTATCAGGATTTTTATTGTCGTTTTGATGTGATTTGTTTTGATTTTCCACAGAAAATTGCAAAAACAGTACAGCATGACTTTTCAAAATTCCATTATGATCTGCAATGGATCGAAAATGCATTTACTTTGGATTAA
- the rsmI gene encoding 16S rRNA (cytidine(1402)-2'-O)-methyltransferase, protein MSAQLFVVATPIGHLDDMTFRAIDILKSVSIVAAEDTRQSAQLFKHYNISTQLTACHDHNESNKIEQLVQKLLAGDSVALISDAGTPLISDPGFKLVRAAQEHGIKVVPVPGACAAIAALSAVGLPSDRFSFEGFLPSRASQRISQLEKLKNETQTLIFYEAPHRILESIKDMAQVFGEDRPVGFAREITKTFETIKKMTLKDLVSFIENDHNQEKGEIVVVVGGAAAKTDLEQEKLDELLKRLLQDLSVKAASQLAADLTGIKKKVAYQRALELTQS, encoded by the coding sequence ATGAGTGCTCAGTTATTTGTTGTAGCCACCCCAATCGGGCACTTAGATGATATGACTTTCCGTGCAATTGATATTTTAAAATCAGTTTCTATTGTAGCTGCCGAAGATACTCGCCAATCAGCACAATTATTTAAGCACTATAATATATCGACTCAACTTACTGCATGCCATGACCACAATGAAAGCAATAAAATTGAGCAGTTAGTTCAAAAATTACTTGCTGGCGATAGCGTTGCTTTAATTAGTGATGCAGGTACACCGCTCATCAGTGATCCAGGTTTTAAATTAGTCCGTGCTGCTCAAGAGCACGGTATTAAAGTTGTTCCAGTGCCAGGCGCATGTGCTGCTATTGCTGCTTTAAGTGCGGTAGGTTTACCGAGTGATCGTTTTAGCTTTGAAGGATTTTTACCATCTAGAGCTTCACAACGTATTTCTCAATTAGAAAAACTTAAGAATGAAACCCAGACCTTAATTTTCTATGAAGCCCCTCATCGTATTTTAGAGTCTATTAAAGATATGGCTCAGGTATTTGGTGAAGACCGTCCAGTAGGGTTTGCACGTGAAATTACAAAAACCTTTGAAACCATTAAAAAAATGACCTTAAAAGATTTGGTCAGCTTTATTGAAAATGACCACAACCAAGAAAAAGGTGAAATTGTAGTGGTTGTGGGTGGTGCAGCTGCAAAAACAGATCTAGAACAAGAAAAACTAGATGAACTTTTAAAGCGTTTACTTCAAGACTTATCGGTTAAAGCAGCATCTCAACTTGCTGCCGATTTAACAGGAATTAAGAAGAAAGTCGCTTATCAACGTGCGCTTGAGTTAACACAATCTTAA
- a CDS encoding LysR family transcriptional regulator ArgP gives MLDSKQCEAFLAVAEVGSFDAAGEHLYITPSAVSLRVQALEKYLGQILIIRGRPCVLTQAGQTLLQHLRHTRLMEQNLLQGLMGKSSESEFYKIALASNADSLATWLLPSIQQTLFKEKIVLELKIDDQSHTHTLLETGQVNACISAEEQVMSGCLAQPLGKMRYKMLASAEFAADRFKHGVNRETLRNAPAVIFNHKDLMHSEALLKYYGLPLQSYPYSFIPATDAFVKAIQLGLGYGMVPELQVQSLLSNGTLVDVIPEAEFDIPLYWHHWKRQSKQLDALTETIVESAKHILR, from the coding sequence ATGTTAGATAGCAAACAGTGTGAAGCCTTTCTTGCAGTAGCAGAAGTGGGTAGTTTTGATGCAGCAGGTGAGCATTTATATATTACGCCGTCGGCAGTGTCTTTACGTGTGCAAGCTCTAGAAAAGTATCTAGGCCAAATTTTAATTATACGTGGGCGTCCATGTGTACTCACACAAGCTGGGCAAACGTTATTACAACATTTACGTCATACGAGATTAATGGAGCAAAACTTATTACAAGGTTTGATGGGGAAGTCATCTGAATCGGAATTCTATAAAATTGCGCTAGCTTCCAATGCAGATTCGCTAGCGACTTGGCTTTTACCAAGTATTCAGCAAACCCTTTTTAAAGAAAAAATAGTCTTAGAACTAAAAATTGATGACCAATCGCATACGCATACTTTATTGGAAACAGGGCAAGTCAACGCATGTATTTCGGCAGAAGAGCAGGTCATGTCAGGCTGTCTAGCTCAACCACTCGGGAAAATGCGTTATAAAATGTTGGCTTCGGCTGAGTTTGCAGCTGACAGGTTTAAACATGGTGTAAACCGTGAAACTTTAAGAAATGCACCTGCTGTAATTTTTAACCATAAAGATCTTATGCACTCAGAGGCATTACTGAAATATTATGGTTTACCTTTGCAGAGCTATCCTTACAGTTTTATTCCTGCTACAGATGCCTTTGTGAAAGCAATCCAATTAGGTTTAGGATATGGCATGGTGCCCGAGCTTCAGGTTCAATCTTTGCTAAGCAATGGAACTTTAGTGGATGTTATACCTGAAGCTGAATTCGACATTCCGTTATATTGGCACCATTGGAAAAGACAGTCTAAACAGTTAGATGCACTGACAGAGACTATTGTGGAGTCAGCAAAACACATATTAAGATAG